TATGAGCCAGGTTACCTGTGTCGTTGAATGCGAATTTCTGCAATTTGAATCAACGTTGAGTACTGAACAGGAAATTTCTTTGTATCGAATTATTCAAGAATTAGTAAATAATGCGTTGAAGCATGCCAGTGCTTCCAATATTTTAATACAGCTTTCTTCACATAATAAGCGTTTACATATCACAATTGAAGATGATGGCAAGGGTTTTGATATAAAAAGTGTCGATTTGCAGCATGCAGCTGGGATGCATAATGTGCGTTCAAGACTTTCATTTTTAAACGGCGAAATGAAGCTCATATCTGATCACGGCTTGGGTACTACGATAGAGTTGGAAATACCCATGGTTTAACTTTTAGAAAAAATGATTAAAATAGCGATTACAGACGATCACCCTTTGTTGCTTGAAGGATTGAAAAATATTATTAACGCGCATGAAGATTTTGACGTTGTCGGGATGTATTCTAGTGCGACAGAGCTGTCTAAGTCTATCGCGGTAGACATGCCAATGGTCCTGCTCCTCGATATTAATCTACCCGACGCCAACGGGATAGATTTAGTTAAAGGACTGAAAGAGAATAATAATGACCTGAAAATAATCGCATTTAGTGTACACAATGAATTTGCTGTCATCAATAGTATTTTAAAAGAGGGTGCCGATGCCTATTTACAGAAAAATGCAAATGGCGATGAAATACTGACTGCTATTTCAGATGTTATTGCTGGAAAGCGCTATATCTGTGAGAAAACCCGTACTATTTTGAACAAGAAGTCGGAAATAGGGCTGAAGCAGGTGCCAAAATTGACACGTCGTGAAAAAGAAGTGCTCAGTTTCGTAGCGAAAGGTATGACAACTCATCAAATTGCTGACGCTCTCTTTATTAGTTCGCACACGGTCGAAAGTCATCGTAAAAATCTAATGGAGAAGTTTCAAACGAAGAGTGTTACTGCCGCTGTCAAATCTGCCCTTGAATATGGTTTAATTCGAGAATCATACATGGAATGACCAATTCCCTGATTTCAGGGGTGAAAAAGGCGCTATTTGGTTGATATTTTTGATCCTGTTATTTTAAATTTCTTTATAGACTGAATCGATATGATAAAAAAGACAATAGTTTGGACGATAGGGATTGTTATACTTTTGATGATTACCGTATGGGGAATTTATATACTCAGGCAGCATGAGTCATACAAATCATTGGTGCATAAAGACAGTAAAGCATTATTAACGGTATCATTGGATGATATTTTATTGAATCAGTTTTTTAATAAATGGCAGCTATCGCAAAAAGAGCATCTGAATTTCGATAAAAGGCTCAGTAAACTTCAAGATAATGGTATTGACATCAAAGCGAATATTTTTCTTTTTGCATTGGAGGAACAACCAAAAAATTTTTATGCTTTTTTTCAGCTAAAGGATAAACAGCAATTTTTATATTTTCTAAAGGAAGTCATACATGTTGATCCTATTGAAAAGGGCGGGGCGTCTGGGATAAGCTATGCGTATGATCCGACGAATAAAATGGCATTTGTGTGTAGAGGAAATGAATTATTGATTGGTGTGGGTTTTGATCTTGATAAGAAGAAGGAAGAGATGCTTCAGCTTATTCAATCAAAAGGCGATATGGTAACTATTAAACAATTTATCGCCGATCCGAGCACACTTACCGGTCAATCGGTGCGCTACAGTGATTTATCAACTAACAATTATATTGAACTGACATTGAAGGGTGATCAAGTTGATATTTATGGTGATTTTACCTCAAAGAATTGGAACTTTCCGAAAGAGTTCCTTGTCAGGGAACTTGAATCGACAAAATATATTGCAACATCTTGGGTCAACATTCCTACCAATCAACTGAAAAATAAACTAAAACAAGCGTTCGAAGAATTTCCGATGATGACAGATTCTCTCATCACACATTTGGACGGTAATTATATTGATATTGAAATATTAAAAAATAAGGTAACTCAGACTGATACTATCATCAATTATGCGGTTGATGAGAATTTCGAAACGGTCGAAGAGAAAACGCTGTACAATACACACGTTCCAGAGGTGAGGGTTACCATGCGGGGAGATAGTAACCTCAACAAGTTTCTGCCAAATAAGCTGTTCTACCAATGGTTTAAAAAACAAGATAGGGGATTCAGTATGTTGTCGACATCAAGGGACGTATATAGATTAAGTGCGAGTTATAAGCATACTGATGAATTATCTCATGTTGCGATTCATTTGGCTGACTGGCCAAATGAATTTAAGATTACGCCCATTTTAGCACTGAAAGCCATTGCTTCAGATATCATTCTTAGTCTAAAGGTCGTAAACCGGGATCGAATGGTTCTGGAAGGCACTCTAAAGGACTATTCGCATTAAAACATATAAAAGACAAACTTTCTCCACTACTTAATGGTTTGTTGTTGAGATAAAATGTAAAAATATGGATATTAGAACTAAGAGTAGCAGTAAAATAAAAACCTATTGGCGAATTTTGAAAAGTACTGTTGCGGGATTTCTCAATGAGGATTCAATGAAGTACAGTGCGTCTCTATCTTATTATACTGTTTTCTCGATCGGTCCAATATTCGTTCTAATCATTGCTTTGGCTGGAATTTTTTATGGAGAGGATGCCATTGAGGGGAGGGTATTTATGGAGTTACGAGGTTTTGTGGGGAATAGTGCTGCCAAGCAGATTCAGGAGGTTATTCAGAATTTACAATTGTCAGGAAAGTCAAATCTGGCATTGCTGGTGAGTAGTGTTACTTTAGTTTTAGCCGCAACAACAGTTTTTGGGGATATCCAAAATTCCATCAACAAGATTTGGCACGTACGTGCGAAGCCAAAGAAAGGATGGCTAAAGTTAGTTCAGGATAGACTTTTGTCTTCATCATTAGTTATAGGATTGGGATTCTTGCTGGTTGTTACACTTATTATTAATGGGGTGATTTTGACCTTGATGGACCAGCTGCAGCGATATTTTCCAGATATGACAGTGATGTTAGTAAACGGAATCAACTTTGGTTTATCCTTTGGAACTATTTTTCTTTTGTTCAGTGTGATATTTAAGATACTGCCAGATGTCAATATTCATTGGCGAACGGTCCGTGCAGGCGCTTTATTTACTTCCATTTTATTTGTGTTAGGCAGGTACTTAATTGGGGTCTATTTGGAACATTCGGCTACACAAGATACTTATGGTGCAGCGGGCTCGTTTGTATTGATCTTGTTATGGGTTTATTATACAGCCGCTATCCTATACTTTGGCGCAATTTATACCAGAGAATACGCGACTGTAATGGGAATTCCAATAGAGCCTTCACCATACGCTGTTCATGTGGAAATTCAGGAAATTGAAAGAGATGTTGATGAAATTCCTCCAGCTCCACTAACACAAGAAGAACAAACTATAGTGATAGAGGAAGCTCCAAATTATCCCAAAAAATGATAGCTATTGAATTGAAGACCTTCTATATAGACCAAGCAAAATCGGACGAAGCGTATATGCAAGAAACTTTATTCAAATGCTGAAAACTATTTATATCTGCTGTGGTAAAAATGCGAATTCGCGAAAAATAGCAACCAATGTGGTGTCTCCTGCCGGCGGAGAAACCACATTGGTTTTTTACTTTATTACCTTAGGAAGTCAGTCCATTTTTGTTCGGACGCTGCCGAAGCAAGTACAGTCTCCAAAAACTTCATGCCCCGGACACTATCAGTTACGGTCGGGAAGTCAGTCTCTTCTTCTGTAGGAACTTTACCTTGCATGGACGCTAAAAGTGTAGTTGCAAAATTTCTATAGATATTGGCAAATGCTTCAATGTATCCTTCTGGGTGGCCAGCTGGTAAGCGTACATTATGTTGTGCGAGTGGCGAAAGGTATGGTTGTCCGGCTCTAAAGAGCTGTGTCGGCTGATCGACAGGTTTGACGATTAGTGTATTGGCATCTTGTTGGTTCCATTCTAAACCGCCTTCTTCACCATATACTCTAATTTTTAAGGCATTTTCCTCTCCGGCAGCGACCTGCGAGGCAGATAGCACTCCCGTTGCACCGTTTTCAAATCGCAGTAAAATATTGCCGTCGTCTTCCAGTTTTCTCCCGTCGACGAAAGTTTGTAAGTCGGCACACATTTTAGTTATTTTCAGGCCTGAGATATATTCTGCTAAATGTGCCGCGTGGGTTCCGATATCACCCATACATCCGCTTTTCCCGCTTTTTTCTGGATCGGTGCGCCAGAATGCTAGCGAGAGACCGTTTTCGATAAGTTTACTGAGCCAACCTTGTGGGTATTCGACCATAATCTTTCTGATTGGACCTAGTCGACCTTCTTTCACCAGTTGACGGGCCTGTTTCACCATAGGATAAGCAGAGTATGTATATGTCACACAAAGGGTTAATCCGGTTTCTTCTACTTTCTCTTGAAGTAAACGCGCTTGTTCAAGTGTGAGAGTCATGGGTTTTTCAAGGACGACATGAAAGCCATGGTCTAAAGCCATCATCGCCGGTTCGAAATGAGCAAAATTAGGGGTGACGATGCTGACGAAGTCCATACGTTCTTGCGCCGGGCGCTTACTTTCTTCTAAGATCATTTCCTGATAACTCCCATAACTTCTGTCTTTTGGAAGTCCTAAAAGTAATCCAGATTCTTTGGCAACAATAGGGTCAGCGCTTAGTGCTCCGCAACATAATTCAATATGGCCGTCGATTCCGGCAGCCATACGGTGAACAGCACCTATAAAAGCATTCTTTCCTCCGCCTATCATACCCATTTTAAGTTTTTTAGTGCTCATAAAGTTAATTTTATAATGATGAGATCTTCTGTTTTACAAACCCAATAGTTTGCGATTGAGGTTATCGTTGGTTTCTACTGCAGCGAAATTATCGAATGCCTTATCGGTAACCCGTATGATATAGTCTTTAATATGCAGGGCACCTTCCCGAGCACCATCTTCAGCATTTTTAAATGCACACTCCCATTCGAGTACCGCCCAACCTTTAAAATCATACTGTGTAAGTTTGGTAAAGATGGCTTTAAAGTCCACTTGTCCATCGCCAATTGATCTAAATCGACCAGCTCTAGCTTGCCAGTTTTGGTAGCCACCATAAACACCCTGACGGCCGGAAGGTGTAAATTCAGCATCTTTAACATGAAACATCTTAATTCGCTCGTGATAAATGTCAATAAATTCGAGGTAATCGAGGCATTGAAGGACAAAATGGGAGGGATCATAAAGGATGTTTGCCCGTTTGTGATTATTGACATTTTCGAGAAACAGGTCGAAAGTAGCACCATCGTGGAGGTCCTCGCCCGGATGTAATTCATAACAGAGATCAACATCATATTGCTCGCATTCATCGAGTATGGGTAACCATAGTTTAGCAAGTTCCGCAAATCCTGTTTCAATCAAGTTGGCTGGCCGTTGTGGCCAAGGGTATATAAATGGCCACAATAATGCGCCACTAAAGGTTGCTAATGCTTTCAGTCCAAGATTGTGCGAGGCCTGTACGGCATATTTTAATTGTTGTATGGCCCACTGTTGCCGTGCTGCGGGATCTTTATGTACGTACTGTGGTGCGAAGGCGTCAAATAGATCATCAAAACTTGGGTTTACAGCAATTAGTTGTCCTTGGAGATGGGTTGAGAGCTCGGTGATTTCCAATCCATAGGACTGTACTTTAGCTTTTAAGCCGAGTGCATAGCTTTTGTCGCATGCCGCTTTTTCTAGATCAATAAAACGGGAATCTAAAGTTGGCAACTGAATGCCTTTATAGCCGAGCGCTGAGGCCCATTGGCAGATATTTTCTAAGGAATTAAACGGAGGTTCATCGCCGATAAATTGTGCGAGAAAGATGGCAGGACCTTTAATTGTTGTCATATTTATTACGTTTTAAAAAGACCATATTTCAGACTGAAAAGATTTATATTCCGATTAGTCTGAAGCAATGATTTGGTCTCTGGTTTATACTGTTATAATCTGGTTATTCAAGTTACGAACTTGCCTTATACAATATTACAAAAATTTGCAACCGGTTGCAATTAAATCAAAAAAAAAGCTTAAACTTGTTTAGGGGATGTATTCTACTTCGGTGTAGAGGTGGATAAGCCCTAGGTGCAGGGTAAGTTTATGGACAAACTTTGCCATGTTTTATGTTGGAAAATAACTTATTTTCATAAGGGAGTTTTGCAACAATTAATAACCAATTAAACCAACTACAACTACATGACTAACAATGTATATGATGCTATTGTCGTCGGGTCTGGAATCACTGGTGGCTGGGCAGCGAAGGAACTAACAGAGCGGGGACTTAAAACCATTATGTTAGAAAGAGGACGCAATATTGAACATATTAAAGATTATCCATCCCCCAACAAAGATCCATGGGATTTTCCGCATGGTGGACGTGTACCGTTGGATATTGCGCAACACTATTTACCATTTGGAATTAAAAATCAATGGATAAACGAAGGAAATATTGATTTCTGGACTAACGAAACTGAAAGTCCATATAAGGAAATAAAACCCTTTAATTGGTTCAGAGGTTATCACGTTGGTGGGCGTTCGCTTATGTGGGGGCGGCAGAGTTATCGTTTGTCAGATATTGATTTTGAGGCTAATAGCAAAGATGGTTACGGTATAGATTGGCCTGTACGTTATCGGGAGATAGCGCCCTGGTACAGTTACGTTGAAAAGTTTGCCGGAATCTCTGGTAATAAAGACGGATTAGCGGTGTTGCCAGACGGTGACTTTATGCCGCCGATGGAAATGAATGTTGTAGAAAAGGATCTTGCTGCACGACTAAAATTGCGTTACCAGGGCAAGCGGCATTTTATCATTGGCCGGGTTGCCAATATAACAGTTCCGCATCATAACCGCATCAATTGCCAATACCAAAATAAATGCTGGCTGGGCTGTAATTTTGGCGCTTACTTTAGCACACAATCTGCCACATTACCTGCTGCGATGAAGACAGGAAAGTTGACGTTACGTCCGTTTTCCATTGTAAAGAATATTATCTATGATCCTGATACGCAGCGAGCTAAAGGAGTTGAAATAGTTGATGCAGAAACGAATCAGACGTATGAATATTTTGCCAAAATTGTTTTTGTTTGTGCGTCGACGTTAAATTCCACCTGGTTATTAATGAATTCCGCTACTGATATATGGGAAAATGGTCTCGGTAGTAGCAGCGGGGAGCTGGGGCATAATTTAATGGATCACATGTTAAATAGTGGTGCCGGCGGAACTGTAGAGGGATTTGAAGATAAATATATTTTTGGACGAAGGGCTAATGGATTATATGTTCCGCGATTCGTTAATGTTCCCGGAGATAATAAGAAGCGAGATTATGTCCGTGGTTTTGGCTATCAGGGCGGTGCTTCACGGCCACAATGGACAGGAGAGGTCGACAATATGAGCGTGGGCGGGGCCTGGAAAGATGCTATTACTGAGCCCGGCGGCTGGAAAATTGGATTCACTGCTTTCGGGGAAATACTGCCATACCACGATAATAGCGTGGTATTGGATTCGTCTATTCGCGATAAATGGGGACTTCCTGTATTAGCAATAGATGCAGCGATCAAGGAGAACGAGCGGAAGATAAGACGTGATGCCAGTAATGAAATGGTGGAAATGTTAACATCAATTGGTGTCAAAGATGTAAAGACCTACGATAATGGGTTCAGTATGGGGCAGGGAATTCACGAAATGGGCACAGCACGAATGGGCAACGATCCAAAAACATCGGTGGTGAACAAATTTAATCAAGTATGGGACGCAAAAAATGTTTTTGTGACAGATGGGGCATTTATGACTTCTTCATCGTGTGTGAATCCATCACTAACGTATATGGCATTTACCGCAAGGGCGGTAGATTTTGCGGTAAATGAGCTAAAAAAAGGTAATCTTTAATATGTTAAAATTTTATCGATGGCGTTGCCCTAATTGACTGCGGGATCAATTAGGGAAGTGGTTAAACTCATAAATTTCAAAAGATTTTTATTATCAAAGATTAGCGTGGTAAAATGCGCTCCCGTTTTCATGGTCAGGCTAGTACCACCAGGGTAAGCGCTTCCATCATCAAGCTTCTTCTGTTTGACTTCGTGACGACTGAATTTTGAGAGCGCGTCCTTTAGGGTTGTTTTATTCATTGCTAGATCGAAAGGTAGCCCCTCGACAACCAAAAACTTATCTTCAGGAATATCAAAAAAAAGTTCATTAACAGTTTTGTCATCGCCGTAATTGCTATACAGTTCTAAACCAGATTCCGTGATCCATTTTGCATATTTTTCCGCATTGGCGTCTTCATAAAAGTCCGTTTTGACATGCAACGCCGCCGCAATCTTATCCACTGTCTGCGGAAATATAAATTCTCGATTTTTATTTAACATTGCCCTTAGATCCACTTTGTTTTGGGCAAAAGCAGTTGTCGCAAGCAGTAGAAGAATTATGTTTAATGCGAAGCCTTTTATTTTTATCATCATCTTGTTGTGTATTTGAAGTTTTGTATTCCAATGTAATTAAAATAATCAAAAGGATAAAAATACACAATAGTATACTATATCTTTTTTTTTAACATCCACTAAACGTTCACCTATGGGCATTCAGATCGCTAAGGAGATTGTATTCTATTATTTTAATGTAACCCCAAAAGTGAATATAGTTGGTCTTTCTTATTGCTGGCGATAGGAATAATTTTTCCATTCGAAAGCTGAACGATATTTCCATTTAACGACTGAATATAATCCGTATTGACGATAAATGCTCTGTGAATTCGAAAGAAACTGGAGTTGTGTAAAATTTCTTCCATGGCTTTCAAGGTAGATAATGTCTGGTTCGTACCGTTAAGCGTGACCATGGTCAAGTAATTGCCCTGAGCCTCGATATAAACAATATCCTTCAGCATTAATCTGATAAACTTGCTTTCACTTTTTATGAAAATGCGTTCTGTTTTTATAGGATTGTTTTTTAGCTTTTTAAGCGTATCAAGTTGTTCCTTTGCTCTATTTACAGCTTTTAAAAACCGATCGAAACGAACGGGTTTAATGAGGTAATCCGCGGCGCCTTTTTCAAATCCGTCAATGGCAAAATGCCGGTGTGCTGTGATAAAAATAAAGATGGGTTGCTGCGCTAGACTTTCCAATAGGTCTAAGCCGGTCAACTTGGGCATTTCAATATCACTAAACACCAAATCAATGGGATTATCTTGCAAGAAGGTCATGGCCTCGATTGGCTTTCCGAATGTTTTTCTCAGTTCCAGAAAGGGTATTTGATTGACGAAATCTGTAATGAGTTCAATTCCTAAAGGCTCGTCGTCGATGACGATGCAGCTATACTTTTCAATCATGCTGTAATGTGATATTTAATACAACTTTAAATTCTCCGCCAGTATCTGTTATTTGGAGATCGCTCTTTGTCGGATAAATGAGATGGAGACGTTTTCTTAAATTTTTAATACCGATACCTTTAGACGGAGCTATTTTTGTGCTATCTAAATTATCATAGTCATTTTTAATTTCAAAAATAAATTGATCTTGGGAAATGCTAATAAAAAGTTGGACAAATGAGTCCTCTTCATTTTTAAGTCCGTATTTAAAAGCGTTTTCGATTAGATTAAATGTCAATAACGGTGCAATTGTGAGGTAAGCAGCATGCTCTCGGCCTTCGATTTTCAATTCAATTTTATAGGTTTTTGGATGTCGCATTTTTTCCAAAGAAAAGTAATTCTCAATAAAATCGAGCTCTTTCCCTAAGGAGACATATTCTGTATCCGAGTCATATAACGTATATCCCATTATTTCGGATAAATTTAAAACAACCTCTGGCGCTGTTGGATCTTTTTTCATGGTCAAACGATAGAGATTATTTAGCGTATTGAATAGAAAATGTGGATTAAGTTGAGCCTTTAGAAAGTCTTTTTCTACTTGGATGTTTTCTAGTGACAGTTTTAACTTCTGCTCTTGAATTCGCATCCTGTCTTTGTTTAATCTCCTCATATCAATTAATATTTTGGTGAAAAAAAAAGGAGACATCGAATAGATGGCAGATAATGCATTCAATGCAATCACCTTGATACTTAAAACAGACCACAGATTTGGAATAAAGTTTTTCTCTTTGCCCATTAATGGGTATAGATTTGATAGGTCATAATCATATCTGTAGGCTAGTACATAAAAAAGATTATTGATAAATAACCAAATAAAAATACATACAGGTGATGCTATAAACGGTAATATCCATAAGTTTGAATTTCGCGCATAGGGTATGATGCAATAGAAAAAGAGATAGAATACCACAAGTGATGAAGCTAAAACGCGGAGCGATAAAAACAAGGATTGGTTCGTCGGGATTCTCAACACATAGTAGTAGTTGCAGAATAGAAGTACCGTAAATATCGACCACATACCAAAATGCAGTATGATGCGCACACTAGGTGTATACAATGTTTTAACGTCCTTTGTTGTGACGAATGGATCTACCTTGGCGATAAATTTGGCAAGCTTATACTTTTTCATAGACCATTATTTATTTTAATTTAGCAGACCGTTGCGCTGCAAAGATAAAAATTGTTAACATTTATAGTCTTCCGTTTTCCTCCATATTACTAGATTCCATTTTTTTCGCCTTAAACGCCGTGCCCTTTTTGAAATTATATATTAAGGAGATGGAGCAAACGCGTGATTGTTCTTGATGACTTATCCAAATTTTAGTGTCGTCGAAATAACTTGTTGCCGTATAGTTATTCGTATAAAATATATCACTGATGCTCGCCTTAGCTACTAATTTATCTTTAATGAATTTTTTCTGGATTCCTAAATCGACCGACCCTATGGCCTTAGTTACAATATTTCCGATTAACATTTGAGGTGTATAGAATGCATTTATATTCATACTATAGCCTTTACCACAGGTTATTTCCTGTTCCGTCTGTACAAGGAAAGAGGCTTTTTTTATATTAAAGTTTGGAGAAGCGGAACGGGTATTTGTGAACAGAACGGTATTCGTGCTTGACCAGAAGGAAAAGAAGTTTACAGGCACGCTGATGGTAGCGGTCCATACCTTTTGGGTACCAACGTTGTCTTTAATGACGGTCAACAGCTCTTCTTGTGCCTGGTTGCGTATGATTTGTGATATGGCGTTTTTTGTCTGTGAATAATTTAATGCGCTATAGTATTTTTCCTTCCACAGCCCCCCAATTTCTATTGAATTTGTAAATTGGGGTATCAAATAGGGATTTCCTGTCTGCACGGAATAATTATCGATATAATATTTATATGGATTTAAATCGAAGTATGAAGGACGTCTAATTCTTCTATTGTAGGAAAAAGTAAGGTAATTGCTTCCTTCCATATTTAGATCTTTCTTTAAAAAGATGCTTGGAAACCAATTGAAATAATGTTGTGAAAGATCTGCCTGCTGTGCTCCCCAAAGTCGCCCCTGAACGATGGATTTCTCTCCTCTAAGCCCGAATTGATAATCAATTTTTGCCCATTTTCCTGCGTAATTTGCATATGTCGCATAAATTCTTTCTTTATAAGCGAATTCGAAATCCAGCGCTGGACTTGGTGTCCAATGTTGATCGAAGACCTGATAATTATTGGTGTTTATGATATCTGTCGCTGTAGACTTTAAACCAATAGACAAATTGTTTCCCTTTTTTACGATCCAGTTGTATTTTGCTTCGCCCGTAAATATTTTTGCTGTACTTGGATAATCCAATCTGAACAACGTATCGCTCATTACGCTACCCGTTGTATTCCAATCCGTGGTGCTGCTGATACTATTTCCAGTTCGTTTATTATGCGTGTAATCGGCGATTATAGTAACTTTAGAGTGCAAACTGTCTGTTTCCCTTGCATAATTTAATCCAAGGTTTTGATAATTGGATTTCGATTCGGAAGGAAAGCTGCCCGCCGAAATGATATTTTTAGCTGGATCTTGGTAGTTCACGGTCGCATGGGCAACGGAGGGACCAGTAAAATTACTGTATTGGCTCGTGTAGGCTAATCCGAAAGATTCCTTCTTTGAACGATCGTATGTCACGGCTGTTCTTATCCGGCTATTGCTGTTTGTTTGTGTATTGTCTGTTGTTTGACTATATAAACCATTATTGGGAAAATTTCTCTGTTGTTTTAGTTCTTCATAGGATTTAGCGTGAGTGTAGGCATAGCTTGCCGTTAAACCAATTTTGCCCTTTCGATAATTTAAAGCGGTGTAAGGATTGTATGCGGCATATTTTCCGAGGCCTATTCCATAGTCATTGCCGATATAACCATTGATTCCTTGCTTATCATTTTTCTTAAAAATAATATTAATTATGCCCCCACTGCCTTCTGCATCAAATTCCGCTGAGGGATGCGCCATAATTTCAATGCTTTGGATCTCACTGGAACGTAATGACTGAAGGTAATTCTTAAGATCACTTCCTGCGAGATTAATACTTTTTCCGTCTACCAGAATGCGTGTGCCCATTATCCCGTTAATTGAAATTTGGCCGTTATTGACAAACACTCCTGGTGCTATTTGAAGTAAATCTAAGGCTGACTTTCCAACAGCATTGGCTGTTTGTCCAACATGCATGATGAGACGGTCGATTTTTCGCTGTATGATCGGTCTGCGATTATTTACCGTCACTTCATCCAAAACGAGGTCAGTTAAGCGTGATTTGGGAACGACCAATGCCATGGTTTCATTCGATTCTTTGATATCGATTTTTTGCTGCGTTTTCAATACTTTTTCAATAAGAACTGAAGCGAGGTAAGTTCCTTTTTCGTAGATGAGCAACTGAAAGTTCCCGTACTCATCAGTTATTTTCACTATTGATGTATCTTTCATCGCATGTAATGGCTGAAAAGAAACGGTGGCGTAGGGGACTGGACTTCCAGATTGATCGGAAACCTTTCCGATGACTGTGCTTTGAGCGAATAGCAAACTGTTAGTAAAAAATATGATCAGAGTGACTACTATTAATTTGTTCATAAGTTTCGAATAATTACCCAAAGCTATATTCGACGATGTTTTTATTCAATTTTTTGGGATATATGTTGGTTTTTTGGGGATGAAAGGAGTAAATTTA
The genomic region above belongs to Sphingobacterium zeae and contains:
- a CDS encoding outer membrane beta-barrel protein — protein: MNKLIVVTLIIFFTNSLLFAQSTVIGKVSDQSGSPVPYATVSFQPLHAMKDTSIVKITDEYGNFQLLIYEKGTYLASVLIEKVLKTQQKIDIKESNETMALVVPKSRLTDLVLDEVTVNNRRPIIQRKIDRLIMHVGQTANAVGKSALDLLQIAPGVFVNNGQISINGIMGTRILVDGKSINLAGSDLKNYLQSLRSSEIQSIEIMAHPSAEFDAEGSGGIINIIFKKNDKQGINGYIGNDYGIGLGKYAAYNPYTALNYRKGKIGLTASYAYTHAKSYEELKQQRNFPNNGLYSQTTDNTQTNSNSRIRTAVTYDRSKKESFGLAYTSQYSNFTGPSVAHATVNYQDPAKNIISAGSFPSESKSNYQNLGLNYARETDSLHSKVTIIADYTHNKRTGNSISSTTDWNTTGSVMSDTLFRLDYPSTAKIFTGEAKYNWIVKKGNNLSIGLKSTATDIINTNNYQVFDQHWTPSPALDFEFAYKERIYATYANYAGKWAKIDYQFGLRGEKSIVQGRLWGAQQADLSQHYFNWFPSIFLKKDLNMEGSNYLTFSYNRRIRRPSYFDLNPYKYYIDNYSVQTGNPYLIPQFTNSIEIGGLWKEKYYSALNYSQTKNAISQIIRNQAQEELLTVIKDNVGTQKVWTATISVPVNFFSFWSSTNTVLFTNTRSASPNFNIKKASFLVQTEQEITCGKGYSMNINAFYTPQMLIGNIVTKAIGSVDLGIQKKFIKDKLVAKASISDIFYTNNYTATSYFDDTKIWISHQEQSRVCSISLIYNFKKGTAFKAKKMESSNMEENGRL